One genomic window of Prinia subflava isolate CZ2003 ecotype Zambia chromosome W unlocalized genomic scaffold, Cam_Psub_1.2 scaffold_37_NEW, whole genome shotgun sequence includes the following:
- the LOC134565189 gene encoding basic proline-rich protein-like isoform X2 encodes MFSEKKLLLELFQSLLMSRDADLTRTHVRELYAWGETHGVFCSAGNALYIGPWKTLGKSLFSSILDRDMRASALLGAWAKVFLLLKEAGEDFEVDSGFSTESRTSPASSVAFDDECFEAGDEQEAPTPISGVGRGQRGFWKGWEAFFSPLPARSGAGEPRGRSARHRAPHQARGTAAPGRRAAAPPGPAPPPPARSSGGARQRRLLRRPGPRPPRPRGLLCCHAEPRSYGPPRSPRGGAAGRSPRAVRAARTAPGAQPLPAAAAAVPAVPPPSLPPVRPAEGGPPSPGAAWAQSEQPSGGGSAPPFPAPHRLLRAGPLLPPPRPGPPCTEPHVLRRLPPRRAAPPRGPTARPPPVQRGGAEHWSRRRAAAGSRGPAHRPIS; translated from the coding sequence atgttctcagagaaGAAACTCCTGTTGGAACTGTTCCAGTCCCTTCTGATGTCCCGTGACGCTGACCTGACGAGGACTCACGTAAGAGAACTATATGCCTGGGGAGAAACCCATGGAGTTTTTTGTAGTGCTGGAAATGCACTCTATATTGGgccatggaaaaccctggggaaaagccttttttcatccATCCTGGACAGAGATATGAGAGCAAGCGCTCTTTTGGGAGCATGGGCGAAAGTTTTCTtgcttctaaaagaggctggagaagattttgaagttgattctgggttttcgacAGAGAGCAGGACTTCCCCTGCAAGCTCTGTCGCTTTCGACGATGAATGCTTTGAGGCAGGGGACGAGCAGGAGGCCCCCACCCCTATATCGGGGGTTGGGCGTGGCCAGCGTGGCttttggaagggctgggaagcttTTTTCAGTCCGCTCCCCGCGCGCTCGGGAGCCGGGGagccgagggggcggagcgctcggcatcgggcCCCGCACCAAGCGCGGGGGACCGctgccccgggccgccgtgccgccgcgccgcccggccccgccccgccgccccccgcgcgcTCCAGCGGAGGAGCCCGGCAGAGGCGGCTCCTGCGCCGCCCtggcccccgcccgccgcggccgcggggcctgctgtgctgccacgCGGAGCCGCGCAGCTACGGCcccccccgctccccgcggggGGGGGCCGCCGGCCGAAGCCCCCGCGCTGTGCGCGCCGCCCGCACCGCCCCTGGCGCTCAACCCCTGCCGGCCGCCGCGGCCGCGGTCCCCGCCGTGCCTCCGCCCTCCCTGCCTCCCGTGCGGCCGGCGGAGGGCGGGCCGCCCTCGCCCGGCGCCGCGTGGGCTCAGTCAGAGCAGCCCAGCGGGGGCGGGTCTGCCCCGCCTTTCCCTGCCCCCCACCGGTTGTTGCGCGCGGGTCCTCTCCTCCCGCCACCCCGGCCCGGGCCGCCCTGCACGGAGCCGCATGTGCTGCGGCGGCTCCCCCCGCGCCGGGCAGCCCCGCCGCGCGGCCCCACCGCGCGCCCCCCCCCCGTTCAGAGGGGGGGCGCAGAGCACTGGAGCcgccgcagagctgctgccggctcgCGTGGCCCCGCCCACCGACCCATCAGCTGA
- the LOC134565189 gene encoding basic salivary proline-rich protein 4-like isoform X1 gives MYISYFVNKLEEFLPPARICSQPRKCLLSPSLIIRISCGIWRLTVVRWQASETRKKEEKKKSVFHSCKKKKPTMFSEKKLLLELFQSLLMSRDADLTRTHVRELYAWGETHGVFCSAGNALYIGPWKTLGKSLFSSILDRDMRASALLGAWAKVFLLLKEAGEDFEVDSGFSTESRTSPASSVAFDDECFEAGDEQEAPTPISGVGRGQRGFWKGWEAFFSPLPARSGAGEPRGRSARHRAPHQARGTAAPGRRAAAPPGPAPPPPARSSGGARQRRLLRRPGPRPPRPRGLLCCHAEPRSYGPPRSPRGGAAGRSPRAVRAARTAPGAQPLPAAAAAVPAVPPPSLPPVRPAEGGPPSPGAAWAQSEQPSGGGSAPPFPAPHRLLRAGPLLPPPRPGPPCTEPHVLRRLPPRRAAPPRGPTARPPPVQRGGAEHWSRRRAAAGSRGPAHRPIS, from the coding sequence aTGTATATAAgttactttgtaaataaacttgaggagttcctgcctcctgctcggATCTGCTCgcaacccagaaaatgtctcctgagtcCCTCTCTTATCATCAGGATCAGCTGCGGCATCTGGCGCCTCACCGTGGTTAGGTGGCAAGCTAgtgagacaaggaaaaaagaagaaaaaaaaaaatctgtcttccacagctgcaaaaagaagaaacccacgatgttctcagagaaGAAACTCCTGTTGGAACTGTTCCAGTCCCTTCTGATGTCCCGTGACGCTGACCTGACGAGGACTCACGTAAGAGAACTATATGCCTGGGGAGAAACCCATGGAGTTTTTTGTAGTGCTGGAAATGCACTCTATATTGGgccatggaaaaccctggggaaaagccttttttcatccATCCTGGACAGAGATATGAGAGCAAGCGCTCTTTTGGGAGCATGGGCGAAAGTTTTCTtgcttctaaaagaggctggagaagattttgaagttgattctgggttttcgacAGAGAGCAGGACTTCCCCTGCAAGCTCTGTCGCTTTCGACGATGAATGCTTTGAGGCAGGGGACGAGCAGGAGGCCCCCACCCCTATATCGGGGGTTGGGCGTGGCCAGCGTGGCttttggaagggctgggaagcttTTTTCAGTCCGCTCCCCGCGCGCTCGGGAGCCGGGGagccgagggggcggagcgctcggcatcgggcCCCGCACCAAGCGCGGGGGACCGctgccccgggccgccgtgccgccgcgccgcccggccccgccccgccgccccccgcgcgcTCCAGCGGAGGAGCCCGGCAGAGGCGGCTCCTGCGCCGCCCtggcccccgcccgccgcggccgcggggcctgctgtgctgccacgCGGAGCCGCGCAGCTACGGCcccccccgctccccgcggggGGGGGCCGCCGGCCGAAGCCCCCGCGCTGTGCGCGCCGCCCGCACCGCCCCTGGCGCTCAACCCCTGCCGGCCGCCGCGGCCGCGGTCCCCGCCGTGCCTCCGCCCTCCCTGCCTCCCGTGCGGCCGGCGGAGGGCGGGCCGCCCTCGCCCGGCGCCGCGTGGGCTCAGTCAGAGCAGCCCAGCGGGGGCGGGTCTGCCCCGCCTTTCCCTGCCCCCCACCGGTTGTTGCGCGCGGGTCCTCTCCTCCCGCCACCCCGGCCCGGGCCGCCCTGCACGGAGCCGCATGTGCTGCGGCGGCTCCCCCCGCGCCGGGCAGCCCCGCCGCGCGGCCCCACCGCGCGCCCCCCCCCCGTTCAGAGGGGGGGCGCAGAGCACTGGAGCcgccgcagagctgctgccggctcgCGTGGCCCCGCCCACCGACCCATCAGCTGA